In the genome of Raphanus sativus cultivar WK10039 chromosome 4, ASM80110v3, whole genome shotgun sequence, one region contains:
- the LOC108855481 gene encoding uncharacterized protein LOC108855481, which translates to MEQDEWLNTLRYDGKVQDKVSVDSLMLRYRPIAPKPTTDQPCGTGDNSYGMSKRTKRKYVRVSKNNKTTCRGKSRSDVSDGREQAGVVTLQLLPEKSDLSGGFTPLDQDSLDPSVKTINGVETRETNTWAMFNGGVTAEVETWVTVESVTGVYDGSSSSPAVGCTDIEMVDNLGKDMCPAFVSDASNRVVWVNEAYRRNVSGEDWSSSLPLPDVTVWLVAEDSTVAMYCNYRAFTCRVRMQYTWQETKYTKTVPCDVWKMEFGGFAWRLDTTAALTLWL; encoded by the coding sequence ATGGAACAAGATGAGTGGTTGAATACGCTAAGATACGACGGCAAGGTGCAAGATAAAGTTTCCGTCGACAGTCTCATGCTTCGGTACCGTCCGATCGCTCCAAAACCGACGACCGATCAACCATGCGGTACAGGAGACAACTCATACGGTATGAGCAAACGAACCAAACGAAAGTACGTTAGGGTTTCGAAGAATAATAAAACCACGTGTCGAGGAAAGAGCAGATCTGACGTGTCTGATGGGCGGGAACAAGCTGGAGTCGTGACTCTTCAACTCCTGCCGGAAAAATCCGATCTCTCAGGCGGATTCACGCCGTTAGATCAGGACAGTCTCGATCCGTCGGTGAAAACGATAAACGGAGTAGAAACACGTGAAACTAACACATGGGCTATGTTCAACGGCGGCGTGACGGCGGAGGTGGAGACATGGGTGACAGTGGAGTCTGTCACAGGCGTATATGACGGTAGTTCGAGTTCCCCTGCGGTGGGGTGCACGGACATTGAGATGGTGGATAATCTAGGTAAGGACATGTGCCCTGCGTTCGTATCGGATGCATCAAACCGTGTGGTTTGGGTTAACGAAGCTTACCGGAGAAATGTTTCCGGTGAAGATTGGTCGTCATCTTTGCCGTTGCCGGATGTTACGGTGTGGTTGGTGGCGGAGGATTCCACGGTGGCTATGTATTGTAACTACCGAGCTTTCACGTGTAGGGTGAGGATGCAGTACACTTGGCAGGAGACAAAGTATACCAAAACGGTGCCGTGTGATGTATGGAAAATGGAGTTTGGTGGCTTTGCATGGAGGCTAGACACAACAGCTGCTCTGACTCTCTGGCTTTGA